The proteins below come from a single Methanobacterium formicicum DSM 3637 genomic window:
- a CDS encoding glycosyltransferase family 2 protein, translating to MHPEVAIILLNWNGWKDTVECLESLYQIDYPSYNIIVVDNDSQDDSLKKIRKYCEGEMEVESKFFHYNSLNKPVEIFEFDENELNSLKKKDFTIETLTVSDNTGKTIADDLRSITNRIRNTPSSGKLILIKNHENYGFARGNNIGISFAREILNTPYNLLLNNDTVVDKNFLQELVKVAESDEEIALVGSKIYYYDFNGKDDEIWCVGGKINLNHYPGHYAVMEDVDIDSYQGQTLDVDWVSGAAMLIKADKVPFNYLDEDFFFGCEDADLAIKLNNHGYKARTALNSIVWHKIGVSRKKGKLINTTISEIKTSLKFMKAHKKGYGRRLPIYYTQILYFYLSGFLKRFF from the coding sequence ATGCACCCTGAAGTTGCAATTATACTGCTAAACTGGAATGGCTGGAAAGACACTGTAGAGTGTCTGGAGTCACTTTACCAGATCGATTATCCTTCCTACAATATCATCGTGGTTGATAATGATTCCCAGGATGATTCCCTAAAAAAAATAAGGAAATACTGTGAAGGAGAGATGGAAGTAGAGTCCAAATTTTTCCATTACAATTCACTCAATAAGCCGGTAGAAATATTTGAATTTGATGAAAATGAACTGAATTCACTTAAAAAAAAAGATTTTACCATTGAAACCCTTACAGTATCTGATAATACTGGAAAAACCATCGCGGATGATCTGAGGTCCATCACTAACCGGATAAGGAATACTCCCTCCAGTGGTAAGTTAATTCTTATCAAAAATCATGAAAATTATGGATTTGCCAGGGGAAACAACATTGGGATAAGCTTTGCCAGGGAAATATTAAACACTCCCTACAATCTTCTTTTAAACAACGACACAGTGGTTGATAAAAATTTCCTCCAGGAACTCGTTAAAGTTGCAGAATCAGATGAGGAGATAGCCCTGGTTGGTTCTAAAATATACTATTATGACTTCAATGGCAAAGATGATGAAATATGGTGTGTTGGTGGTAAAATAAACCTGAACCACTACCCAGGTCACTACGCTGTAATGGAAGATGTGGATATAGATTCATACCAGGGCCAGACACTGGATGTGGATTGGGTTTCTGGAGCAGCAATGCTGATAAAAGCAGATAAGGTACCCTTCAACTACCTGGATGAAGATTTCTTCTTTGGATGTGAAGATGCTGACCTGGCAATAAAACTCAACAATCACGGGTATAAAGCCAGAACTGCCCTTAATTCAATAGTGTGGCACAAGATCGGTGTTTCCAGGAAGAAGGGTAAACTGATTAACACCACCATTTCCGAGATAAAAACCAGTTTAAAATTCATGAAGGCCCATAAAAAAGGTTACGGGCGCAGATTGCCGATTTATTATACTCAGATTCTCTATTTTTACCTATCTGGATTCTTGAAGAGGTTTTTTTAA
- a CDS encoding glycosyltransferase family 1 protein, producing the protein MNVGILSWIIDRQRTGVDNYLYGTVNEMIKMGKSNNITLIHHKKTDDDIYKHCREVLIPYLPLNLTCHLGMPYALMKSKVDLVHFPAHWHTQTSAFFLNRGVKKVLTIHDLIPLLYPESYPPNLARRWNTSLKMIVNHADHFIAVSQKTREDCVKHLNMSPDKITVIPNGYNPIYHPMDNRDEVRKYMKDKYNLNQYILFVGRVEARKNIIPVIRTLHEIKKSGLPHKLVIIGGMGWEHEKVLQEIEKLNLNDQVIFPGYISVEDLVRFYNAADLFVYLSFYEGFGLPPLEAMACGTPVITSNTSSLPEVVGDAGVMVDPLDEEALTSSMHQILCDERKRNKLRDKSILRAKDFSWHKTAKETWEVYEKVCRI; encoded by the coding sequence ATGAATGTAGGTATTTTGTCCTGGATTATTGACCGACAACGGACCGGTGTGGATAACTATCTTTATGGCACAGTAAATGAAATGATTAAAATGGGCAAGTCCAATAACATTACTCTTATTCATCATAAAAAAACGGATGATGATATTTATAAACACTGCAGGGAAGTGCTGATTCCGTATCTACCCTTAAACCTCACCTGCCATCTGGGAATGCCCTACGCACTAATGAAGTCTAAAGTGGATCTGGTACACTTTCCCGCACACTGGCATACTCAAACTTCTGCATTTTTTTTAAACCGGGGTGTTAAAAAAGTATTGACTATCCATGACCTTATACCATTACTTTACCCTGAAAGTTATCCTCCTAACCTTGCTCGGCGATGGAATACATCTTTAAAAATGATAGTTAACCATGCTGATCATTTTATTGCGGTTTCCCAAAAAACCAGGGAGGACTGCGTTAAACATCTCAACATGTCCCCTGATAAAATTACAGTTATCCCCAACGGTTATAATCCTATTTATCATCCAATGGATAATCGGGATGAAGTCAGAAAATATATGAAAGATAAATACAATCTTAATCAATATATTCTATTTGTGGGAAGAGTTGAAGCAAGAAAAAATATCATTCCAGTTATAAGAACTTTACATGAGATCAAAAAATCAGGACTACCTCATAAACTGGTTATAATTGGTGGAATGGGTTGGGAACATGAAAAGGTTCTTCAAGAAATTGAAAAATTGAATCTAAATGACCAAGTGATATTCCCGGGATACATATCAGTGGAAGACCTGGTCCGGTTCTACAATGCTGCTGACCTTTTTGTTTATCTTTCATTCTATGAAGGGTTTGGTTTGCCTCCTTTGGAGGCTATGGCTTGTGGTACTCCGGTGATAACTTCAAATACCTCTTCTTTACCTGAAGTGGTGGGTGATGCAGGGGTCATGGTTGATCCTTTAGACGAGGAGGCCTTAACCTCTTCCATGCACCAGATTCTCTGTGATGAAAGAAAGAGAAATAAATTAAGAGATAAAAGTATACTAAGAGCTAAAGACTTTAGCTGGCACAAAACCGCTAAAGAAACATGGGAAGTCTATGAAAAAGTTTGCAGAATATAA
- a CDS encoding glycosyltransferase family 2 protein: protein MEVSVLINTLNEEKNIKNCLESVKWADEIIIVDMHSEDRTVEIAREYTDQIFFHKRMGYADPARQFALDQASCEWVLVVDADEIVPRKLRDRLKEVMESDLADVVNIPHNNYFAGKQVCHMGWGPLQDLHPRFFKKKYLHFGDQIHDFMRISEEARHYDLSDPEEGFIHFSYLDFEHYIDKALNHYTTIEAKNIFEGKKVGYKLGEHVPGILFRLFRGFFDVYIRDKGYKDGFRGLSISFLSVIYNLIVYLKLGLMKEYNTTHTREKIRKEYQKVTDNVLLEYRDE from the coding sequence ATGGAAGTATCTGTTCTTATAAATACGTTAAATGAAGAGAAAAATATAAAAAATTGTCTTGAATCTGTTAAATGGGCTGATGAGATAATTATCGTGGATATGCACAGTGAAGATCGTACCGTGGAGATAGCCAGGGAGTACACCGACCAAATTTTTTTCCATAAACGAATGGGCTATGCTGATCCTGCTCGCCAGTTTGCTCTGGATCAGGCCTCTTGTGAGTGGGTTCTGGTGGTGGATGCTGATGAAATAGTTCCTCGGAAATTAAGGGATAGATTAAAGGAGGTAATGGAAAGTGACCTGGCTGATGTAGTGAATATCCCTCATAATAATTACTTTGCAGGCAAACAGGTATGCCATATGGGATGGGGCCCTCTGCAGGATCTGCATCCTCGATTTTTCAAAAAGAAATATCTTCATTTTGGCGATCAAATCCATGATTTTATGAGAATCAGTGAGGAGGCCCGGCATTATGATCTATCTGATCCAGAGGAAGGATTTATCCACTTCAGTTACCTTGATTTTGAACACTACATTGACAAAGCCCTCAATCATTATACTACAATAGAAGCTAAAAACATTTTTGAGGGTAAAAAAGTCGGTTATAAATTGGGGGAACACGTTCCTGGAATATTGTTCCGGTTATTCCGTGGATTTTTCGATGTGTACATCAGGGATAAAGGATATAAAGATGGTTTCAGAGGATTATCCATTAGCTTTCTATCGGTTATTTATAATCTGATTGTTTATTTAAAGCTGGGATTAATGAAGGAATATAATACCACCCATACCCGCGAAAAAATAAGAAAAGAGTACCAAAAAGTTACTGATAATGTTCTTTTAGAATACAGGGATGAATAA
- a CDS encoding glycosyltransferase family 4 protein, protein MSEKLKIAIFHNLPSGGAKRALHGFVKYLSTSGHTVDLYIPETANEEFLPLEGMVRDMHVFPVKKSWFRSLVYSTFSYVPAIFKPISIKNVDQAEKAIAQTINQGDYDVVFSEQDQFVMAPYFLKYVEKPTVYYCQQPPRREKILEKISEDKRKKRLLEPLIKRYINHVIASEMNLDLKNVQYARYMIANSYYSHESILRSYGLNSYVSYLGVDVELFKPLGLPREGFVLSVGTCIPPKGYDFIINSLALVDEKVRPKLIIVSNMGDEQWKDYLREMATGLGVDLEILRGIDDDKLVSLYNRAKMVLYAPYLEPFGLVPLEAMACGTPVVAVKEGGVRETVIHNENGFLTQRDEILFAEAVTQLLDNEEKRIKLAQNALKMVQRDWSLESAGERLVDHLKRSINGYD, encoded by the coding sequence ATGTCAGAAAAATTAAAAATAGCAATTTTCCATAACCTCCCTTCAGGAGGAGCTAAAAGAGCTTTACATGGATTTGTAAAGTACTTATCTACTTCCGGTCATACAGTTGACCTTTACATTCCGGAAACAGCCAATGAAGAATTTCTGCCCCTGGAGGGTATGGTGCGGGATATGCATGTTTTCCCGGTTAAAAAGAGTTGGTTCCGCTCCCTGGTGTACTCCACCTTTTCCTATGTACCAGCCATATTCAAACCCATATCCATAAAAAATGTGGACCAAGCTGAAAAAGCCATTGCCCAGACCATCAATCAGGGAGATTACGATGTGGTATTCAGTGAACAGGACCAGTTTGTCATGGCTCCTTACTTCCTGAAGTATGTTGAAAAACCCACTGTTTACTACTGCCAGCAGCCTCCACGCAGAGAAAAAATACTGGAAAAAATTTCTGAGGATAAGAGGAAAAAGAGGTTACTGGAACCCCTGATTAAGCGATACATCAACCATGTGATTGCCAGTGAGATGAACCTGGACCTTAAAAATGTGCAGTACGCAAGGTACATGATTGCTAATTCGTACTACTCTCATGAATCTATTTTAAGATCATATGGATTAAATTCCTATGTTTCATACCTGGGTGTGGATGTAGAACTCTTTAAACCACTGGGACTTCCCAGAGAAGGTTTTGTATTATCGGTGGGTACCTGCATACCTCCCAAGGGTTACGATTTTATCATAAACTCCCTGGCCCTGGTGGATGAGAAGGTCCGACCCAAACTGATTATTGTCTCCAATATGGGTGATGAACAATGGAAGGATTATCTCCGGGAAATGGCAACTGGTTTGGGAGTAGATCTGGAAATATTAAGGGGTATTGATGATGATAAACTGGTTTCCCTCTATAACCGGGCTAAAATGGTATTATACGCACCTTATCTAGAACCATTTGGACTGGTCCCCCTGGAAGCAATGGCCTGTGGAACCCCTGTGGTTGCAGTTAAAGAAGGGGGTGTTCGGGAAACTGTTATCCACAATGAAAATGGATTCCTAACTCAGCGAGACGAAATACTATTTGCAGAAGCAGTTACTCAACTATTGGATAATGAAGAAAAAAGAATAAAATTAGCTCAAAATGCTCTGAAAATGGTTCAAAGGGACTGGTCACTTGAAAGTGCCGGTGAAAGATTGGTTGATCATCTTAAACGATCAATAAATGGGTATGATTAA
- a CDS encoding transglutaminase domain-containing protein, translating to MFISSVSTVSAANSTNTTSFTPSEIANASVTVQKQIETNKKLPDKVAIGNQTINTAQYLHLAVEATNQIQQNNNRSISVNNDQIPQYSEESLISGSISRADYLDFANRIDEYINNNHQAPPYGFIGLGKISYQSQVYLFSRILSIYYTNGTLPLYINLKPFTSSNIPILYTPATTFTTTQIIQTATDLQKTIETTKTIPNTVTINGTTIYTAQFLHLATQTITQLKNNIFDPILLKNDDQPTYTEEQFNVGTMTQNDYLDFAQRITNHMNQNQQAPPYGFTGLGKISYQSQVYLFVRLLTIYNSTGSLPLTVTMKPFTSSNIPILYTPATTFTTTQIIQTATNLQKTIETTKTIPNTVTINGTTIYTAQFLHLTIQTTLQLKNTSNNPIALQNDQAPSYTQEQLNTGTLTKNDYLDFAQRLNDYMNNNQQAAPYGLIGPGKIGYQSQVYLFTRILTIYNSTGSLPSSIIVKSWTADNIPILSMQSVSFTPQQIVDTAVKLKNTIELTKTIPATVVINGITIYTAQFLHLAVEAAVQLNENNGNKIFLQSDEPPGYSKEELVNGVLFKDEYLDFARRVSDYMNENHQAPPYGYIGLGTISYQSQVYLFVRVLDYYNTSKSLADNIVVKSWSSQNIPLNQVNIAFSIDQIALTSNGVRNNVEIYKALPEFAYIEGLRVNIAQFLYLTVQAVVQINNHDSSPIKVKNYSIPGYSEEQLSSGSLSTEQYIDFAKRIRDYMNENQQAPPYGYIGLGKIGFQSQVCIYSRILDSYRIRGSLPAVSDNIKPWLSVIYNIPAGYEQYCVPTRYCQSDDPSIIALANSITVSAFSVYDKAVLIFEWVRDNIGFEFYYNTVKGAVGTLQSGAGNCVDTTHLLVALCRASGIPARYVQGDCYFSSGNWYGHVWAMIYVNNQWYWADATSYWNDFGTISNWDTGSYVLKGTYTSLPF from the coding sequence ATGTTTATTTCGAGTGTTAGTACTGTTTCCGCAGCTAATTCTACCAATACCACCAGTTTTACTCCCAGTGAAATAGCAAATGCTTCGGTTACAGTTCAAAAACAGATCGAAACCAACAAAAAACTACCGGATAAGGTAGCTATTGGTAATCAAACTATTAACACCGCACAGTACCTCCATCTAGCTGTTGAAGCAACCAATCAGATACAGCAAAATAACAACAGATCTATAAGTGTGAATAATGACCAGATCCCACAGTACAGTGAAGAATCCTTGATTAGTGGCAGTATAAGCAGGGCAGACTACCTTGATTTTGCAAACCGAATAGATGAGTATATAAATAACAACCATCAAGCGCCGCCTTATGGATTCATAGGGCTTGGAAAAATAAGTTACCAGTCGCAAGTATATCTGTTCAGCCGAATCCTGAGTATATATTACACCAACGGTACTTTGCCACTCTACATAAACCTCAAACCATTCACTTCCAGCAACATACCCATACTCTACACACCCGCAACCACATTCACAACCACACAAATCATCCAAACAGCAACCGACCTACAAAAAACCATAGAAACCACCAAAACAATACCCAACACAGTAACCATCAACGGAACAACCATCTACACCGCACAATTCCTACACCTGGCCACACAAACAATCACGCAACTAAAAAACAATATTTTTGATCCCATCCTTCTAAAAAATGATGATCAACCCACTTACACTGAAGAACAGTTCAATGTGGGAACTATGACCCAAAATGACTACCTGGACTTTGCTCAGAGAATTACAAATCATATGAACCAGAACCAACAAGCACCACCCTATGGATTTACAGGACTCGGAAAAATAAGTTACCAATCGCAAGTATATCTTTTCGTAAGACTACTGACCATCTACAACAGCACAGGAAGCCTACCACTTACAGTAACCATGAAACCATTCACATCCAGCAACATACCCATACTCTACACACCCGCAACCACATTCACAACCACACAAATCATCCAAACAGCAACCAACCTACAAAAAACCATAGAAACCACCAAAACAATACCCAACACAGTAACCATCAACGGAACAACCATCTACACCGCACAATTCCTACATCTAACCATACAAACCACGCTGCAGCTAAAAAACACTTCTAACAATCCAATAGCACTACAAAATGACCAAGCACCATCATACACCCAAGAACAATTGAACACCGGCACCCTAACCAAAAACGACTACCTAGACTTCGCCCAAAGACTAAACGACTACATGAACAACAACCAACAAGCAGCCCCTTACGGACTGATCGGCCCCGGCAAAATAGGATACCAATCACAAGTATACCTATTCACACGAATATTAACAATATACAACAGTACTGGAAGTTTACCCTCTTCTATAATTGTTAAATCCTGGACCGCTGACAATATACCCATACTTTCAATGCAGAGTGTTAGTTTTACACCACAACAGATTGTTGATACTGCAGTTAAATTAAAAAATACAATTGAATTAACAAAAACAATTCCAGCTACTGTAGTTATAAATGGTATAACCATTTACACTGCACAATTTTTACATCTGGCTGTGGAAGCTGCGGTTCAATTAAATGAAAATAACGGTAATAAAATATTTTTACAATCTGATGAACCTCCAGGATACAGTAAGGAGGAACTGGTTAATGGTGTTCTGTTTAAGGATGAATATCTTGATTTTGCCCGGCGTGTTTCTGATTACATGAATGAAAACCACCAGGCACCACCCTATGGATACATTGGACTGGGAACTATCAGTTATCAGTCCCAGGTTTACCTTTTTGTGCGTGTTCTGGATTATTATAATACTTCAAAAAGTTTAGCAGATAACATTGTAGTCAAATCATGGTCTTCTCAGAATATACCCCTTAACCAGGTTAATATTGCATTTTCCATTGATCAAATTGCATTAACTTCCAATGGAGTTAGGAATAATGTAGAAATTTACAAGGCGCTCCCTGAATTTGCATACATTGAAGGTTTAAGAGTTAATATTGCCCAGTTTTTATATTTAACAGTACAGGCAGTGGTACAAATAAACAATCATGATTCCAGTCCAATTAAAGTTAAAAATTACAGTATACCAGGTTATAGTGAAGAACAGTTGAGTTCTGGTTCGTTAAGTACTGAACAGTACATTGATTTTGCAAAAAGAATCAGGGATTACATGAATGAAAACCAGCAGGCCCCACCATACGGATACATTGGACTGGGTAAAATTGGTTTCCAATCGCAGGTCTGCATTTACAGCCGCATATTAGATTCCTATAGAATAAGGGGTTCATTACCTGCTGTTTCAGATAACATTAAACCCTGGTTGTCAGTTATTTATAATATACCAGCTGGCTATGAACAGTACTGTGTGCCAACACGCTACTGTCAGTCTGATGATCCAAGTATAATTGCTCTTGCCAATAGCATTACAGTGAGTGCATTTTCGGTTTATGATAAAGCCGTGCTTATATTTGAATGGGTAAGGGATAATATTGGTTTTGAATTCTATTATAACACAGTAAAAGGTGCAGTGGGCACTTTACAATCCGGAGCAGGTAACTGTGTTGATACTACCCATTTACTGGTAGCTCTATGTCGCGCATCAGGTATACCTGCCAGGTATGTGCAGGGAGACTGTTACTTCAGTAGTGGTAACTGGTACGGTCATGTGTGGGCCATGATTTATGTTAACAATCAATGGTACTGGGCAGATGCTACCAGTTACTGGAATGATTTTGGAACAATCAGCAACTGGGATACTGGATCTTATGTTCTAAAGGGTACCTATACCAGCCTTCCCTTTTAA
- a CDS encoding flippase — protein MNTAQKIVKNTTLLMVAQVLSFLLAFFYTIYYANYLGAAGFGMLSAALALAGILTIFTDLGLSSLTVREVARDKELASKYMGNTTIIKLIFSVLTLLATFIIVQLFVHEHTSAMVIYIITVALILNVISGTFSSVFQAYEKMEYQSVATVLTSILMFAGVYIAIFYKADIMTFAMVYLVINFIILIFNVVICLWKFAVPKFELDFAFWKDLIMEAYPLAIASIFAIIAFKVDTIMLAFISGDVATGLYSAAYKLLEALMFIPSVYATAILPVFSKFHVSSQDSLQFSYVKSFKYLTMLGIPIAVGTTLLADQIISLIYRNGFADATIVLQILIWSIPIIFVSYVLGASITSINRQHETVRISFLCMLLNVVLNIILIPTYGYIGAAVVTVITELSLFLFYFHLISKHMYRIKLREVLVKPIIASLVMALFIILVKTNLFVVIILATVIYFGVLVILRSFSESDLEIFKQITGKYRN, from the coding sequence ATGAACACCGCTCAAAAAATTGTAAAAAATACAACCTTGCTCATGGTAGCTCAGGTGTTGAGTTTCCTACTGGCATTTTTCTACACCATTTACTATGCAAATTATCTGGGAGCAGCTGGTTTTGGAATGCTTTCAGCAGCACTGGCTTTAGCTGGAATATTAACTATATTCACTGATCTTGGTTTAAGCTCATTAACTGTACGTGAAGTAGCAAGGGATAAAGAGCTTGCCAGTAAGTACATGGGAAACACTACCATTATCAAGCTAATTTTCTCCGTTTTAACCCTCCTGGCAACTTTTATAATAGTACAGCTATTTGTTCATGAACACACATCAGCCATGGTAATATATATCATTACGGTGGCTCTGATTTTGAATGTAATATCTGGAACATTCAGTTCTGTATTTCAGGCTTACGAAAAAATGGAATATCAATCAGTAGCAACAGTACTTACCAGTATTTTGATGTTTGCTGGTGTTTACATTGCTATTTTTTACAAGGCCGATATCATGACATTTGCCATGGTTTATCTGGTCATTAACTTTATTATTCTAATTTTTAACGTGGTTATCTGTTTATGGAAATTTGCGGTCCCCAAGTTTGAACTGGATTTTGCCTTCTGGAAAGACCTGATTATGGAAGCATATCCCCTGGCAATTGCCAGTATATTTGCAATCATTGCCTTTAAAGTTGATACAATAATGCTGGCGTTTATCTCAGGAGATGTTGCTACTGGACTTTACAGTGCTGCTTATAAATTACTGGAAGCATTAATGTTCATTCCTTCAGTATACGCCACTGCAATTTTGCCGGTGTTTTCCAAATTTCATGTTTCATCTCAGGATTCTTTACAATTCTCCTATGTTAAATCATTCAAATATCTCACAATGCTGGGTATTCCAATAGCGGTGGGTACAACTTTACTCGCGGATCAAATCATTTCATTAATCTACAGGAATGGATTTGCTGATGCAACCATTGTGCTTCAGATACTAATATGGTCCATACCCATAATCTTCGTCAGTTACGTGCTGGGAGCTTCTATAACCTCTATCAATCGTCAGCATGAAACTGTTAGAATTAGCTTTCTGTGTATGCTTTTAAATGTTGTACTGAATATCATTCTTATTCCGACCTACGGTTACATTGGTGCGGCAGTGGTAACAGTAATCACTGAACTATCATTGTTCCTGTTCTACTTCCATCTAATCTCCAAACATATGTACCGGATAAAACTTCGGGAGGTGCTGGTTAAGCCAATTATCGCCAGTTTAGTCATGGCACTTTTCATAATACTGGTTAAAACTAACCTGTTCGTGGTTATAATCCTGGCTACTGTCATCTACTTTGGAGTTCTGGTTATTCTCCGATCATTTTCAGAAAGTGACCTGGAAATATTCAAACAGATCACAGGCAAATACCGGAATTAA
- a CDS encoding glycosyltransferase family 1 protein — MHDKIRVNAILGLYSGEMYGKYKVYLKTAENLDDLAVFNEIPYQLPMFNIPHYDLIHKIVIYPHRVKKSLDGNADLTHIFSQEETYLLNRIDFKTPKIATCLDIIPLLSEENTQMSMKFLKYSMEGMKKADKIITISDHTKRDIIQHLDIPSEMIETVHLGVDPYFQLMPPVKLQEIRQKYNLPEKFILYVGSEQPRKNFNTVVKAFHSLKEKYNLDEMKLVKVGKPQIGESDRKILFDLLDDLNITSEVFFMDYVPEEDLPAFYNLADLFVYPSLYEGFGLPPLEAMACGTPVVTSNTSSLPEVVGDAGIMVDPLDEEALASAMHRILSDEELQCELRERGISRARDFSWQKTAQKTWKVYQEVLGEY, encoded by the coding sequence ATGCATGATAAAATTAGGGTTAATGCTATTCTGGGATTATACTCCGGAGAAATGTACGGAAAATACAAAGTTTACCTAAAAACAGCAGAAAATTTAGATGATCTGGCGGTTTTTAATGAAATTCCTTACCAGTTACCAATGTTTAACATCCCTCATTATGATTTAATTCATAAAATCGTCATTTATCCCCATAGGGTTAAGAAATCTTTAGATGGTAATGCTGATCTGACCCATATATTTTCACAGGAAGAAACATATTTACTGAATCGGATTGACTTTAAAACTCCAAAAATTGCCACTTGTCTGGATATAATACCTCTTCTATCTGAAGAAAATACTCAAATGTCCATGAAGTTTTTAAAATATTCCATGGAAGGAATGAAAAAGGCAGATAAGATTATAACCATCTCCGATCACACTAAAAGGGACATTATTCAACACCTGGATATACCTTCAGAAATGATAGAAACTGTTCATCTGGGAGTTGACCCTTACTTCCAGTTAATGCCCCCAGTGAAACTTCAGGAAATCCGCCAGAAGTACAATCTTCCTGAAAAATTCATTCTGTACGTGGGATCAGAACAGCCCCGGAAAAATTTCAACACTGTGGTCAAGGCGTTCCACAGTTTAAAAGAAAAATATAATTTAGACGAAATGAAATTGGTAAAGGTGGGAAAACCTCAGATAGGCGAATCAGACCGCAAAATACTGTTCGATCTTTTGGATGATTTGAACATCACTTCTGAAGTGTTTTTCATGGATTATGTTCCTGAAGAAGATTTACCGGCATTTTATAATCTGGCTGATCTGTTTGTCTACCCTTCACTTTATGAAGGGTTTGGTTTGCCTCCTTTGGAGGCTATGGCTTGTGGTACTCCGGTGGTAACTTCAAATACTTCTTCTTTACCTGAGGTGGTGGGTGATGCAGGTATCATGGTTGATCCTTTGGACGAGGAGGCTCTGGCCAGTGCTATGCACCGGATACTCTCTGATGAGGAACTCCAGTGTGAACTACGAGAAAGAGGCATCAGTCGTGCCAGAGATTTTAGCTGGCAAAAAACAGCTCAAAAGACCTGGAAAGTTTATCAGGAAGTTTTGGGGGAATATTAA
- a CDS encoding GDP-mannose 4,6-dehydratase, which yields MNWNGKNILITGANGFVGSYLAKELLDAGAEVYGFIRPEDMAAMEKNLIDKGIKDKLIMLEGDLTDITSLASAFDASQPDYLFHLAAQSFVELSFRRPLETQHINCIGTANLLEAARVKDMDTKMIFAGSSEEYGMVLSSEEQYHSALKDGKTIFPEPTAIPELPVKESNPLRPMSPYAVSKVYGDLLMQNYHHSFGMDTVVSRAFNHEGAGRGIMFVTSVITNQIMKLKHQETDRILIGNLNAFRDWSHVNDIIQGYLLLAAKGKSGEAYNQGSMRTNSVLSYILLGLDKAGWNINSIETINGDKNVDNPVEINKDPIFGVKFDKTRVDQIMLEEGLEYTIQDKGINVNTDQGKVVIEFNPDRFRPAEVPMILSDNQKIQKIGGKIQYSLSDVIEDQLNYFDLKENRV from the coding sequence ATGAACTGGAATGGAAAAAATATTCTGATAACTGGGGCCAATGGATTTGTTGGCTCTTACCTGGCAAAAGAACTATTGGATGCTGGTGCAGAGGTCTACGGTTTTATCCGGCCAGAAGACATGGCTGCAATGGAGAAAAACCTGATAGACAAAGGTATTAAGGATAAACTTATTATGTTGGAGGGGGATCTGACTGATATAACCTCACTGGCCAGTGCATTTGATGCATCTCAACCAGACTATCTTTTTCACCTGGCAGCACAGTCTTTTGTGGAGTTATCATTCCGCCGTCCTCTGGAAACCCAGCATATAAACTGTATAGGTACTGCCAACCTCCTGGAAGCTGCACGTGTTAAGGATATGGATACCAAGATGATCTTCGCTGGTTCCAGTGAAGAATACGGTATGGTTCTATCCTCAGAGGAACAGTACCACAGTGCACTTAAGGATGGTAAAACCATCTTTCCAGAACCTACCGCCATACCTGAATTACCGGTCAAGGAATCCAATCCTTTAAGACCAATGTCACCTTATGCAGTGTCAAAGGTTTACGGAGATCTCTTGATGCAGAATTACCATCATTCCTTTGGCATGGACACAGTAGTGTCACGGGCCTTTAACCACGAAGGAGCTGGAAGAGGGATCATGTTCGTAACTTCGGTGATAACCAATCAGATCATGAAACTCAAACACCAGGAAACCGACCGCATTCTCATTGGAAATCTCAATGCCTTCCGGGACTGGTCCCATGTAAACGATATAATCCAGGGATACCTTCTCCTGGCAGCTAAGGGTAAAAGTGGAGAAGCATACAACCAGGGATCCATGCGAACCAACTCTGTCCTCAGTTACATACTGCTGGGACTGGATAAAGCAGGATGGAACATCAACAGTATCGAAACCATCAATGGTGATAAAAACGTGGATAACCCTGTAGAAATCAACAAAGACCCTATATTTGGGGTGAAGTTCGATAAAACCAGGGTGGACCAGATCATGCTGGAAGAAGGACTGGAATACACCATTCAGGATAAAGGAATCAACGTGAACACCGACCAGGGAAAGGTGGTTATTGAGTTCAACCCGGACCGTTTCCGACCAGCGGAAGTTCCAATGATCCTATCGGATAACCAGAAAATACAGAAGATCGGAGGAAAAATCCAGTACAGTCTCAGTGATGTTATAGAAGACCAGTTGAATTACTTCGATTTGAAAGAAAACCGAGTGTAA